In Rhopalosiphum padi isolate XX-2018 chromosome 3, ASM2088224v1, whole genome shotgun sequence, the genomic stretch AGACAACAAAATGTTTCAACTCAGAAAATAGTTCAAATTTGCAGTTTAGGTAGtcaacaaacaattattaatttttatacaactttaagaaaacaatttttaataatttcacttatcaaataatagtaaagttaataatagttaattgacaaaataactttttttcgtGAGTAGGCTATAATTAAAAGTTCTTAATTCCGGAATGAAGAGatgaaatgatttaattatttaccataattatacaaaatacatacataactaTGCATTAATGGCAAAAGATGTTTTAATAACCCTccaaatatgcaattatatattatactaaatacaatttgttcTATGTCCTTAGTACGATTTGAAATAAGGACATTTTAAATACTCGATAAAGTGCGTACACTCAGTATGAATatacaaatgaataatataattccgGTCTCTAGTTATTACTAATGAAAtgcgtataattttatttggtgtgtacctattataatttatttattttatacttaatatttaaactttatattacataatgtttATTGTACAAGCGTCCGGTGATTTCAAGGctacttattttataactataatacctatacaactgtataggtatatcattttatattttgaataagtttaaataatttacaatgtcCCTTGTTTATTTTCTCAGAATCAACATTgggcatttaaatattaattattattgaattaatggTCGTCAAAACATTTGAACGCTTATTGCTACTACCGATGCGtgtattttctacatttttattataaaaatagtgaatatACAGTTAGGATCAAGCAACAATTTCCGTGAAATATGAATCAAAAACTGACAGAAGTCCTGAGTTACATTTTGATTCACAAGACACTTGATCATATTATGAAGTATTTGTTGACACCGGGAACAaggatttgtaaaaataaaataaattaaaacaacaaaatatacaaataaaacaaaggTATAATTACGACACACAAGCGAcagtaaatataagtaatataatttatactataggtGCTACTTTAGTTTTTCAACTTAAGTCAttcttttatatacctataatgctATAACCCAATACGATAATGATAAaaccttaatatttatataattaaacttatcCAATTGGTACAAATTAAGCTTAAGATGGTCAGTTGAAACTGATTATGAAGGCGACTCACTAATCACTATTATAATGAAGTGAATGGTAATGATAGCTGCCATCAACAACTTAGATGATAGgcttataactaaattatattgtactaatttttaaaacttataaaatataattttaaggataattaatataatattaatgtataaaactgtttataatttcCTTAATAAAGTCTTTTATAAGTctctgaatttaaattaatttacttacacTTACACTATATTAACTTTGTTTAAATTacgatacatttatacaataatagatataggtaaccaaaaatattttaaagaaaacattttgagtacaaaaacaaacttaatctagtatataatacaaaatattataataaatatatatacatttttcttttaactaTAAGTACTTTCATCATAGTCAATATAGTACACATAATATGGATGAATTAAGGATTGAAAGTCGATTAATTCAGCAAGAGCTGTTAACATAGCTGCAATACCACTTGTAAGTCCAATAACAATAACCATATTCATGTAAATTTTAGATTTCCACGATAGActcctgtaaaaaaaaataataataataaatataataaattgtactaattagtaaaaaaaaatttactaaacCCAAGTTATCGGgcgtacctatacttattaaataagtacctaataaatgCAAATTGTTAGTAAAATGTTCTTAttggatttaaataaattaacaagatgatgttcttaaattttttatagatacatgtttcaatttcaattacttttttatttaaaaacctttACATCTTATATAAGGTTCATCATCGTTGGCTATTCTTAAAACAACAACGATAACAACTAATGCTCATAGAATGCTCTAggtgtattttttcaaaaacgttgtttttattcacgtgtttaaaaatacttaaaatattaaataatagtcgTGTAAGTCAATACATAACCAAATttagagaaaatatattttatactgatagTTATTTAGTTCAGTAAGATATGAAACAAACGCATATTTTGATAGATGATTTATTGATACAtagcatttacattttaaatgctgAAAACATAAATCACCATTCAGCAGAGCATTGTCGaccaaatttgatttaaaagtaCACAACAATAAGTATTTACATCAataccatttaaataattaaatattaataataatattttcggttgaaattaattcaacttaacatattatttttagtaaaaataaactaaattactacaatatcaatataaatgtattataatataccagtatactaattaatataagcATTATAAGCTGACAGACTGTCTCGcacagatttatttttttggtgcaATTATTTaggtttgtattaaaatttaataaaaaaattatattgttttactcaAAGACGAAGTGTACTCAAAACCTACTATAAAACACAATGACTTTCccagcagtttttttttaaacaaactccaaattaatttaaaacaataattgtctTAAGTAGGTACTTCTTTACATGGGTATTTATGTTGATACATAATGTTAAGCTTACAATCGTTTAAAAACTGCAatagatgataaaataataatatttttttacaatataagagGTTACAGAATGATTGcagtattcattaaaatatcgtaaatattatacctgtCGGGCCATGTGGTGCTTCGCATGGAACACAGCCTCAAGTAGAATATCGACGGTAGTACAAACGTAGCGAGTATAACGGTCGAACATCCCATCAGAGCCACTAAATTGGTGAAATTTGGCATGCTCTCACCAAGAGCTATCATGGCAAGTAATAAGCCTATGCGGACTACGAATCGTGAGAAACCGAAcgctgaaaataaaattaatattgtatgtgtgtTAATTACCAATTGGTGTTAGTATAGGTACaggttaatttaaacataaataaaaatgaataactgtcATCTCGCGAAAAAAAATtgtcgataaaataaatatattagttgatACGATATTAAGAGTAACTTTGAACTTTAAggtaaacttaaatttttatataatgtataattattaattaaatatgtattttataaaaaaatttcggTTTTCCtatgactttttttaaaaaatagttaaaaataatctatgtattatattatttaaaaatcattacattattacaattaatacattataatttaattgctaTAATATAGTGCTTACAGTGCGGTGTATTGAAGAACGATTCCACTTGTTCAGATACTGGTTTCACGATAATGACAAATCCCAAAATTAAATGCCCTGCCATCAAAATAATCGCCGCGTACGACAGCCACGAGTCACCGAGGGACATGAGGATGTTTGGATTAATCGTATGACCGTACACGACATATCCTCCAACAACGATCGACCCGAAAAGAATGGCCAAAACTGGaacaaagataaaataataaataaataatcatacataCACAAGATTGATTGATTAATCAGTTCGCCCAGTTTTAAATACCTGTGGTAGTCTCAATAACagaaaatcgtataatatgtatagtagtaGTGATAACCAATAAGTAACATTGTCAGAGCTATCCCAACAAATGTTCACCCGTTTACGAGCTACCCGAAACCACTCGCAAGTACCCGTAACTTAACTGATGACACCCATTTGTCCAACAAAAAATACGATAACGTTTAATAACTTTTAGCACGATTACTCACTGATAAATGAAGTTACTACGCTCCGCGAAAACTCGTTTCGTTTAAACATAGTGTGTGTTCGTATCACCGGGAATGATGCCGCTCCACCATAAGAGAATAAGATTGATCCAAAGGACAAGAAAAATTGGTTTGCTGAACATGCAGTTATGTGCGGTTCAGTCGCTGAACCTTCTTTCATTCGTTCATCCAACAAAATTTGCATTAAGACGAAGTAACAGGACGTCATCGTCGTGAGCAAAGCACCAACGGCCACTATACTGTTGGGGACAAAAAAAATCGTATGATTAACaatcttaatttatttgtattttaatattcatcatacagttaatataatatataacagccctttataattataactatatgtgACTAATATCACCTGTAAGTCCTCAATTAAAGATGGACTGGACAAgttaatgacaaaaatataattgagttATAATGTCAAATACGATAacgttaaattttaagttaatatagtaaaaaataatagatttaactCTATAACTTTAGAGTTAATAtggataataatactaatataactaattaaaaaaattgataatttatttttaattactatcaaAGTCACACAGCGACTGTTGATTGTTTAACTTGGTCATTgtgttatgtaataaattaaaaatatatcatatagttatagtatgtAATGTAGAGTTGTGATTTACTTAATTGCTAAAATGTACatgttttgattaatattaacataaaatcgtAATGCAGCGAAACTTTCATACTACGAACTTCCATCTAATGAATTATCTATTAAACGAAATAGTTTTAGACTCATAAGTCATTACCATATTAGAATCAAATActtgtattaaactatttaatatatttctctgtaataataatttttttttgtccacgACACTTCGTATAATTTGGAAGTTTcgctgtattattattgttttatttcactattataaaaaaatgtaggtacataccAATAATCCTTTGGTGATTCCAAAAACATAAGTGAACTGAGGGCTACTGAAAATACAAATAGCCACGTCGAAAAGCCAACTTCCGGATGTGTGCCAGAAAATAACTTCTGTGCAGATTGGGCGATTAGCATTAAATATACAGTTGCGGAGCCGAACAGTGTTATGTGTACACATGCTTtcgtaaaataactaaaaatcacactaataagttaaataatacacgtatatgtgtctttaagtttttaagaatatttatggcAATAATActgtcattttatttattagagttCAGATAACGCCGCAGAATTATATAAACGACTCTGCAAGACTGCAACATGGGCAACGACTTTCGTGCATTCAATTTTATACAATCctaatggtaaattaatattaaatatttaaatataataatgacaaaaatagcaatatatataaaaaatatatttagtaatatatgtaGCTATAGGTCGGCAGGCCGgtttcgctcagaatcgttttacGTATGTGCATACGTACGTTTTACAAATTACATCGACTTACTCCTCAATGGCGAGGTACAATCAACacttactatacagcagagcaattACCTACTTTTtcccattaattttaattttattgtatacacgaAAGTCATCACTCATGTACACTACAGTTGACAAggcaatgaatataatatattattacaattattgtagattgtgaataggtaatatatattataaattaatacctagTTCGTCTTCCGACTGCATGCAACGCAATTGTAGGATACGGGTCAGGTAAAGGATAAACTCGGTATTGGGCGTATCTCTCCTCAAGTATCAGCCAACAGGTCCCCAGACAAGAAGCGCTGTAAGCCGTTGCAATTCCAAATGTAACCAACAAAATGAATCCCATCCATCCTGAGAACAGTGATCGCAAATTATAACAATCCATATAACAGATGCGTACTATAAATGGGTACTAATAGGTTGAACGTGAGTTGAGTGAGGGTAAGTACTTAGCGTGTGAACTATTTCTACATGAGTATCAATTACCTACCTACATCATTTGTAAATAGAATAttctttatcttttatattttagaatattaatatgatatattgtcagtaactataaattaatttgtattagaaATAGTATTGTAATTGAATTACaactattaattaactataaattattttttataataggatCGGTGTGTCGTTAATTGGAGAACTAGTGTACCTTAcacagtataaatatatgtcaCATTATAGGGTTTTCAATAGTCACCTTCTCACCTTTCTGTCCTATTGATggataaaaattagttaatataattatatttaacgattgcataaaaaagaaaaaaatatatattacatatattagtGTATAAAAGTTTCGAAATGTactgacatattttataaatatatcttaaataatatggcAAGatcaaaacacaatataatgaaatacaaggacataataatattatattataccataaaacATATGATCAAGCTTTAGGTACTTACCGGAAAACTATTTATAGGCTTAACGAAGtaatagtgtatttttttttagtaaagctTAAATAAAGCTTAATGTACTTTCAAACTAttgttctaaataattttatctgtaCACATAATGTGATAGgtacattgtaaatattttatcattagagACTTACCTAGGTTAACCACTGCCCATGGAGCGGCGAGCATTCCGATTCCGGCCATCTCACCCGCTATGAATACGACCGCAATTCCGGTCCTAAATCCACTAGCAGAGTAGTCATCATTGTATGTTATCATTCcctgtaaaatttataaaattaggaATTTCTATActgtaatgtaattaattttgtgcACAAATACGTGGGTAAGAATGTTGATTAGAGGCGTCAATGAACATGAACGCAGCGTCATTATAGGTTTTTCCGGGTGTACGAGCTTTTAGGCaggccaattttaatattacatcgagccgtttaatttatattcaataatatattatgtatatgcgtataaatatatgtatgtaatgttttaaaatcctaatattagtttaaattattattctattttcaaatggttaacaattgaaaaaattaaaaatttatacacAGGTATTAGCAATAACCAATGTATTATATCAACTTgtgtaagatatatatatatatatatatatatataatatatattaatgattaatgacatataatgacatattacaatatatatatattacatagtttataactattaatctaatcatattatatgagaatacataatttataagttaagttATTATATCTAGTTACTTATGTctaagtattttttagttaatgaaGAGCTAatgatgcaaaaaaaaaatgataaagcATACacatatgaataatgaataacttaatgttttaattaaggCATGAACAATGTCTATTATTAGGGAtacattaattatcataattattgtattttttttaaatttattataaatttaactgggaagtcaatatatatatataatgaaatcgTAATTCGTAATTGTAACAAATTTGATCAATAATTAAActtcaaacgcttataaaaaaataaagctttttaaatatttttgcaccGCTATAAGTGAAACTTAAGACAAActctgtattatatttaaatgtctatGAATAACTTAaatcagtttaaatatttttaaaataatattttgtgtatagaaaatgataatttactcaataattgaatattaaaaacataaggattaatatttttttagcgtATGACGATAACAAAAGCATAAAACAAGTTAAAAGATTATAAATCGTATTCtatctcataatatattaaagtaaaaaaaatgtaataaaatattattgtattatgcagATAACTGCAGTATCTTATACGTCATACGTATGATCTTAAacgattataaaatttttttaaatcaaaatttcaaacattttaagcaCATTATTTTGTgtcaactttattttataaatggtaacaactatatttttgatgaatttctggtagtttttttttgaaaatgtcaaaattatcaattttagtttgttagttttttactacctatatagTCCTTTAGAgtttattaaatgcataatttgttttttattggaatcaattcaattttcaaaagttaaattttattctatttttaatgcaatttaatatattttatacattttaatcgctaatctaataataacataacaaaaaatgttttaaattttgcgataaattaatacaaaatagttggtaaacataattcattattttaattttagcttaaaattaaaaaataagtacctactattattgtataattacaattagttgattactttaaattttttcatttcattccCTTTTCTTacaatagtataaatttataaaataactaatgaacaaaaattaataattcaacaatattcatttttagcTATACCaggattcattaaaaaataaacctagttgtttctgttaaaaaaaaaataaagttgactgctgttgatataattttttactacaattttgaaattttgataaaaatgtccagttaaaaataaagaaacatgTCCTTCTTTACGAAATTccatactattaattatacaaaatatatctgtgtatttttatcaaattgtgaaattttcggtattttttaattgggaTATGAAAAACTTTTACGAGGAactttatataaagtatttaagctttttttttatttacaaacacattaattaataaattgaaattttaaagttatacaaaAACTACTATAATTAGGAACCTCgcattaaatttttctttaagttttagaccttaactattttaaaacctttatatacatttatacatttattcgacgaattttgtcaatatataaacttcaaattgttataaataaaacattgttcatttatatttttaaatcactaaTAGCTAATAAGTTcaacttattattgttttcaaactttttgactgagtttattattgtattaatatttataaaaaaaaaaaattgaaaattttatcacaGTATTTGCAATCTAAAATTTTAGTTGATTGAATTTTtagtttagataaaaaaataacattttaacattaaacaaatatttatttatgtatatttaaatgttctatttattttactttaacttAGAATGTACTTTATCCAAATTGTTGGTTGTATGTCTTGTATAAAACCTAAATCGATGatgatttaagaaaatatttgaaaaactaatttgaataataatttcatagttattttaaaaattgtatattatatatatttgaaaaaagtcGGTGGTGCCATgtgaatatatagttaaatattgcaAATCAAGAAATTGAACGAATTAAAACGAAGAAAACATTTGACTcgctattaaataaaataatggtaaaataataaacataataacattagtAATAGCTATAAttcctaataattaaataccaataataataaaccaattaaaataattaaaaaaaatagacgaTAATGACAATTAACATCATGTTATAGTTATAGACTCAtagatgcatttaaaatataatgtgaacAGGACTAAACAATACGTGTAAATAACTCGTTTCTTCCGTGTTCATAAAATATGGCATTGGACGACAAATGCACGACgtggtgtaatatatataagtataactataaGTCCGCAAAGAACGGAATAATGCACTAAAACCCAACCaaatatgaacataaaaattatcatgtaaaaaaaaatgttaataaataaataataataatataataataataataataataatattttcttataggtATGTTAGTATGTCtagtaaaatatcattaaagctATTGTGATTGACGACTGTGGAACATGATAATATATCCAGAAAATCTGTAAATACCTATATCggctatattaatttattgagttCAATATTAATCGAATACTGAAAAATATGAAgccaaaatttaaacaatattaatttttttgttctttcTTGCAGGCAGCGATTGATTTTTGAATTCttcaaaaatgtctataaaacacttaaaatttCCAATAAAAGATGCAAACATGCAGACATGATCGTAAAGCAAATGCTTAAAACGCGGAAAGGTCGAAACACGTGAGAGTAAAAAAATCTTCGTATTCGTAAATCGCTTTGAAACGAGACACGATGAGTATACGATTCGAAACGGCATGGAATTCATCCGTTCCCCGACTAGCGagcaattatacaatatatagtaagaCGCAAGTATAGGTAAAGGTTAACGAATGTAATGAGTGCAATACAATAGTAAATTTACCCCGTTTCCGTTTTGCTGCACGTCCTGTAATACGCTGTTTTCGAGTTGCGGGCTGTCGCTGTAGTCGGCGGTCGCCGGTATAGGGTCCTCCGGTACCGAAGTCGCGGTGGTCATGACCGTCGGCGTCGAAGTCGTCGTCACCACGATCGTTGTCTGAGTACCCAGGTCGTTGATCGAACACGGGTTGCACGTGGGACACGCCGGGTCGTAGTTGGAATCGCCGACCTGCGGTATCCCGTGCACCAGGTGCCCGCGTATCTGAAAAGGCCTCGGCTCGTCCGCCGCCGACGGCTGATGGCCGTCGCCGCGTTCCACCGCGTCCGCGTAGATCATGGTCGATCTCCGCCAGCGACGAAACAGTTCGACCGCGGTTGCGTTTCCATCGACCACCACGGAACACTTGCGCGCAGTCGCAGTCTCGTCGGCCGAATGACTGTGCTGGCCCGCGCGTTTGTCGCTTAAATAACGCCGCCGAAGGGGTCCCGGCCGCGGGAAACCTGATGTGATGGCGGGGATACGACGCCGATCGTTCTCATTGGTCCGATCGCGCACTATTGCttctgcggcggcggcggcggcggcggcagcgacgGGTGTGAATGCCCGACAAGGaacacgattatattattattattgttattattgtatagtgaaCTTCGACGCACGTTTTGAGTACGCGGCGGCGGCCGCTGCGGCGGCCGCTGCGGCGGCCGCTGCGGCGCTGCTTCtgatactatacattattattattattatacgattatagCGTTGTTGTATGGGAGCATCGACGGAGGTACGCGCATCATCGGTTGATGTCGCCTCGACCGAACGCATTTTTGATTTTCCACTCGCACGTGTTTTTCGTCGCTCGCGCTCACTTCTTCTCGTTCGCCCTACCTCCCCTCCGCCCCCCGTCCATCGACAACGCACACGCATCTCACTCGTTCTCGCCGATCGCCGCCACGGCAGCCGTCTCGCGCTCTCTTGTACACTCTCCGCGGGTACGCGACGTCGACACGCCGATGTCGGCGGCCGCCCATTTcctctgccgccgccgccgccgccgacatgAAAACGGCCGACGACGGTCATCGCGACTCAAGCGGCATAGTGCGGCGGACATTTAATCTGACGGCGGCGGCCCACGCGCGTTCCTCCGGGCGGCCGTGCGatcgcgccgccgccgccgccgccataatatatcgtatacggCGAAAACAGAGCTGGTCGCGAcggcgtaatattattattagttattaccttgTCAAACACGCGGCTTTCGGCTCATATTTTTGTGTCCCGTGTCTACCGATATTaatggacaaaaaaaattatagtaaagtaTTAATGCCGTGTCACAATAAACTATCTCAGATTATTAGAGAATTTTTTTGAagcttttttaatatatttagctGTACTCGATGTGTTTGTAAACGCATAGAACAAAATTggaaattgtgtattttattttttttcgttaaattttTATGTGCTGCCCGcgtagtataaattattcaatgtttttgGCCCACCTGATACTTTGAGTTTGACATGCCTGCATCAGACGTccgtcaaaaaaaataaatgtcgatGGTTATTACCCCGTCCTGATTGATTCGCGACCGCACGCATATCTCCGTACAAATAGGATCACCTTAAAGTATTTTGCGAATGTATTTCTTTTTTCGGAGTTTTACccgtatgttttatttttatattatattaaaataataatatctataatataatttttttattatagaattgaatttaaaaaaaatatttataatcgtaAGAAGAATAAATAtcagtaggtaataaataataataatgctgataaattatcattaacatattttattttacatatttttacatatttcaatatcataaatacatattttaagattatttgtaaaatttctgcttttttttttacatatttcgtaaattttgacaatttcTGTGGTTTAGTAGTATTCTACATTTATACTTCGATAATAgtactcgtaaaaattgtaagtgAATAATGCACAtagaaaataagtatataaattgattatatagtttatcttattttGTTTCTGTTCGATAgctaataactatacattaatatgatcttggattatactttatattcaacaattattagacaaaatatatttaaaaattttcaaatgttagtATACTTGCGTTCGTGTGGTtgtgaaaatatctttatattttatactttttaaattgaattgattagaaattaaaaacaattaattgtatattattaaattattgagaatttaatcttttatacgttataattttacatttttcttattacatattttttattttatactacatattttggcaattttaattatatacaggtGTTACATGAAGATGATCTGtcaaatgaaataatgaaataacttttgttctaattaatatttttataaaatttcttttaaatataagtcaTAGACACTTGcgctacatttttagtatacattttttatttttatttttaataccgaaaataaacaacttaaaaattgattaaaaaaatttcaaaaatattcaaaatagccAGTTTGTAaatctgatttaaaaaaaaaattagattataaaaacatttatttaaatccagtggctgattttttataatttttttaaatagcaatatTATCGTTAGGTAACTTACGATCTAGTTTATGTTagtaacattataatttcaaaaaatataatttgttttaaaaatattttatataaacatttttgaataggtgcatgttaaaactatttttttattgttctacAATTTACATAAACTATAGATCGTAATTTACATAAcaagaatattgatatttaaaaaaattgtaaaaaatcagccattggacttaaataaatatttttaccatttaaattttttttttaattagattcatAAATTGGCTATTTtcgaatattttggaaattttttgtcacttttttattttattattttcagtattaaaaaat encodes the following:
- the LOC132927004 gene encoding uncharacterized protein LOC132927004 isoform X2, with protein sequence MIYADAVERGDGHQPSAADEPRPFQIRGHLVHGIPQVGDSNYDPACPTCNPCSINDLGTQTTIVVTTTSTPTVMTTATSVPEDPIPATADYSDSPQLENSVLQDVQQNGNGGMITYNDDYSASGFRTGIAVVFIAGEMAGIGMLAAPWAVVNLGWMGFILLVTFGIATAYSASCLGTCWLILEERYAQYRVYPLPDPYPTIALHAVGRRTSVIFSYFTKACVHITLFGSATVYLMLIAQSAQKLFSGTHPEVGFSTWLFVFSVALSSLMFLESPKDYCIVAVGALLTTMTSCYFVLMQILLDERMKEGSATEPHITACSANQFFLSFGSILFSYGGAASFPVIRTHTMFKRNEFSRSVVTSFIILAILFGSIVVGGYVVYGHTINPNILMSLGDSWLSYAAIILMAGHLILGFVIIVKPVSEQVESFFNTPHSFGFSRFVVRIGLLLAMIALGESMPNFTNLVALMGCSTVILATFVLPSIFYLRLCSMRSTTWPDRSLSWKSKIYMNMVIVIGLTSGIAAMLTALAELIDFQSLIHPYYVYYIDYDESTYS
- the LOC132927004 gene encoding uncharacterized protein LOC132927004 isoform X1; translation: MIYADAVERGDGHQPSAADEPRPFQIRGHLVHGIPQVGDSNYDPACPTCNPCSINDLGTQTTIVVTTTSTPTVMTTATSVPEDPIPATADYSDSPQLENSVLQDVQQNGNGGMITYNDDYSASGFRTGIAVVFIAGEMAGIGMLAAPWAVVNLGWMGFILLVTFGIATAYSASCLGTCWLILEERYAQYRVYPLPDPYPTIALHAVGRRTSYFTKACVHITLFGSATVYLMLIAQSAQKLFSGTHPEVGFSTWLFVFSVALSSLMFLESPKDYCIVAVGALLTTMTSCYFVLMQILLDERMKEGSATEPHITACSANQFFLSFGSILFSYGGAASFPVIRTHTMFKRNEFSRSVVTSFIILAILFGSIVVGGYVVYGHTINPNILMSLGDSWLSYAAIILMAGHLILGFVIIVKPVSEQVESFFNTPHSFGFSRFVVRIGLLLAMIALGESMPNFTNLVALMGCSTVILATFVLPSIFYLRLCSMRSTTWPDRSLSWKSKIYMNMVIVIGLTSGIAAMLTALAELIDFQSLIHPYYVYYIDYDESTYS